One window of the Dromaius novaehollandiae isolate bDroNov1 chromosome 25, bDroNov1.hap1, whole genome shotgun sequence genome contains the following:
- the LOC135323607 gene encoding uncharacterized protein LOC135323607, translating into MHAGGSVCVQGSTRGAVCRGVCAHVCACGSACMQAGVHACRAECVCVCTRECMRVHACSWERPGGRACACPAAGCVDTRGHPGVHECPAGPVGARTCAAQAGVTSRTVCRPRLQPGRAGRAGLGAGGGCALSRAPAPLGASLGRLQMSFAPSVRRAAPGMRGSREPCPPRPPCTGLRPASLHRGLPKAPRRLGSLGITVAGTAMLGWRWPCTVGPPPPRAPHGAPAQGKPSFRGGRRSGPLSGCGYAPRRGGPARSSSRRSRQRRGAMGRPGARLLLPLLLGAAAAGPCFDVPPNAPAELDLTNRTASCPVLDWAPLATRRSLLLAHNGIGALPPDARAGPALEVLDLSHNELRRLPDAFLSQARQLRDLFLQHNRLRELPAGFLAAAPALQRLRLEGNPLTAVPAGALPARLRLLALPCRCDAVGSALGACACRPPACEPPACRCLSDRRERNASDFHEQQCRGGGAGLVGAGVGAAAGLLVLVLAAVAVVLRCRGRGAAAGRRAKRDPPAAPAQPRYVSRAAEPESPPPACLALEYENVFVGAGGPPAWQRAPGSPPAPADDDYFLESTGSAGDQPIYANTQGPCGDDDVYVMPDE; encoded by the exons atgcatgcaggcGGGAGCGTGTGTGTGCAAGGGAGCACACGAGGGGCTgtgtgcaggggtgtgtgtgcacacgtgtgtgcatgcggCAGTGCATGCATGCAGGCAGGTGTACATGCGTGCAGGGccgagtgcgtgtgtgtgtgcacacgtgagtgcatgcgtgtgcacgcgTGCAGCTGGGAGCGCCCAGGCGGGCGTGCATGCGCGTGCCCTGCGGCGGGGTGCGTGGATACACGCGGGCACCCAGGCGTGCACGAGTGCCCGGCGGGGCCGGTGGGTGCACGCACGTGTGCAGCGCAGGCAGGTGTGACGTCCCGCACCGTGTGCCGCCCCCGGCTGCAGCCAGGCCGGgcgggcagagcagggctgggggctggcgggggctgcGCGCTGAGCCGGGCGCCGGCACCGCTCGGTGCTTCCCTCGGCCGCCTGCAGATGTCATTCGCGCCATCCGTGCGGCGAGCTGCGCCCGGCATGCGAGGCTCCCGTGAGCCgtgcccgccgcggcccccttGCACCGGCCTGCGCCCTGCGTCGCTGCACCGGGGCCTCCCCAAAGCCCCGCGGCGGCTCGGCTCGCTGGGCATCACCGTGGCGGGGACGGCGATGCTGGGGTGGCGGTGGCCTTGCACGGttggaccccccccaccccgagcacCCCACGGGGCTCCGGCACAGGGGAAGCCGAGCTTCCGCGGGGGCCGGCGCTCGGGGCCCCTGTCCGGCTGCGGCtacgccccgcggcgcggcggacCCGCCCGTTCCTCTTCCCGGCGCAGCCGGCAGCGCCGAGGGGCGATGGGGCGCCCGggcgcccggctgctgctgccgctgctgctcggtgccgcggcggcggggccctgctTCGACGTGCCGCCCAACGCCCCTGCCGAGCTGGACCTCACCAACCGCACGGCCTCCTGCCCCGTGCTGGACTGGGCGCCCTTGGCCACCCGCCGCAGCCTGCTCCTGGCGCACAACGGCATCGGGGCGCTGCCGCCGGacgcccgcgccgggccggcgCTGGAGGTGCTGGACCTGTCGCACAACGAGCTGCGGCGGCTGCCGGACGCTTTCCTGAGCCAGGCGCGGCAGCTCCGCGACCTCTTCCTGCAGCACAACCGGCTGCGGGAGCTGCCCGCCGGCTTCctggccgccgcgccggccctgcAGCGCCTGCGCCTGGAGGGCAACCCGCTGACGGCGGTGCCCGCcggcgccctgcccgcccgcctgcgcctgctcgccctgccctgccgctgcgACGCCGTGGGCAGCGCCCTGGGCGCCTgcgcctgccgcccgcccgcctgcgaGCCGCCCGCCTGCCGCTGCCTCTCCGACCGCCGCGAGCGCAACGCCTCCGACTTCCACGAGCAGcagtgccgcggcggcggcgcggggctggtgggcgccggggtgggggccgccgccgggctgctggtgctggtgctggcggCGGTGGCCGTCGTGCTGCGCTgcaggggcaggggggctgcggcggggcgccgAGCCAagcgggacccccccgccgcccccgcgcagccccgctaCGTCAGCCGGGCCGCCGAGCCCgagagccccccccccgcctgcctggCCCTGGAGTACGAGAACGTCTTCGTGGGCGCCGGCGGGCCCCCGGCCTGGCAGCGGGCGCCGGGCAG ccccccggcgccggcggACGACGACTATTTCCTGGAGAGCACCGGCAGCGCCGGGGACCAGCCCATCTACGCCAACACGCAGGGCCCCTGCGGAGACGACGACGTCTACGTCATGCCGGACGAGTga